TAAAACTCCTCAAACATCCTAACGTCGTCCGATTATACGAGGTATATACTATCCTTTTCCTTTTGCCttctttcaaatatattatcttttgaacagaaaaaaaaactccTAATATACCCAAGTTGAGGTATTGAAATGTTTTCCGGATACAAGTTGTGTTTGTAGTGGTGATAAAGTAGCTCCACCTAAAGATTCAGTATTTGAAGtggattatattatataattcattttattcttcGAAAGCCATGAGTAAAAAACATCCTGGAATCTGATTTGGTTTGCGTATAGACAATTAGCCAATTCATTTTTGCTTGAAGTAAAGAACAACAAATGCTCACTCTTTCACGgctaaagattttttttttttttcttccaattttCTTGTCTTTATTGTTCAACTAGGCATAAATATATTGCTCAGAAAAGTCTACTGAATTTTAGGAATACTTTTCAATGTATGAACTTAAGGGGTTTGAGATAATTCATCTAGTGgttgttgaaaaataataattggtgAGCCATCTCGACCCCCCTCATAATTAGATCTTTTTCCCAACTTTACAAGTTAACAAATGCTAATGCTGGATAACCATAAGTGTTTATCATTGATTTTTGTGGTTATATATTGTATATGGGAAGGGGTCCATTTTGTCTGGGACCATGGAAGAGGAAAGATGGATCTATCCAAAGACTTAAAAACTTAGGTGGAcaactttgttttgttttttttcttggaCTTATTGGTGTAGCATTAGGAATAGTCTTTTGCtggaatattatattattctgCCCTGGTAGACCAAGATTTAATTGGTCTTAGTTCAAATCAGGGATTAACAACTTTGATCCTACTGACGTATTAGCTACTCAATCTAAGTAAATTACGTTCCCGTCtcaaaaaaaagttgtttgttTTCTTCCTTAAGGAGTTTGTCATGTAACGTCCACGATGACTTCTGTTGCTTGTCAAATGCCTGCTTCATGGTGGCAACTGGCAAGtgaataatagtaataataatagtatatttatCAAACATTTAGGTATCCATACATGGGTTTCCTCATGTTAGTAGTATTTTGTTATGATGCATTTCTAACAAGACGGTACAATTAAGCAGGTCTTAGCGAGCAAAAGCAAGATTTACATGGTGCTAGAATACGTGAATGGGGGTGAATTATTCGACAGAATCGTAAGTTACTTTGACTATATATTCTGTTTGTGAATAATAGCGtttcaaatcttgaattttagCCTTGACTATAATCCTTATCCATAGGTTTCCAAAGGAAAACTCTCAGAGGCCCAAGGTAGGAAGCTCTTCCAACAATTGGTTGATGGCGTTAGTTACTGTCACGACAAAGGTGTCTTCCACAGAGACCTGAAGGTAACTAATTATATAGTGTGTAGCATAAATAATATAAGCTGTTATTCAGTCATGTAACATGTGTGGTGTTGAAAATGCAGCTAGAAAACGTCCTCATTGATTTGAGGGGAAACATAAAAATAACAGACTTTGGGCTCAGTGCGTTACCCCAACACTTTAGGGTACGGAATACCAGCTTTTCTTTGTTGCATATGTGAATTAGTTTCCTCAATCTTATTGAGCTTTTTTGTCTTAACTATAGGATGATGGATTGTTGCATACCACTTGTGGTAGTCCAAACTATGTCGCTCCAGAAATTCTTTCTAACAGAGGATATGATGGCGCGGCATCTGATACCTGGTCATGTGGTGTTATCTTATATGTCATTCTCACTGGTTATTTACCCTTTGATGATAGAAATCTTGCCGTACTTTATCAAAAGGTAAgacaatttcttctttttgttctatGCGTGTGAGCTCATTTTATATGACATTTTGTGGAGCtaatacttttaatattatttttgatggATATAAATCAGATACTTAAGGGGGAAGTTCATATACCAAAATGGCTATCTGCAGGAGCAAAGAACCTCATAAAGAGGATTCTTGATCCCAACCCGCATACTCGTATAACAATGGCACAAATCAAAGAAGATGCATGGTTCAAACAAGACTATACACCTGTAAATACTGATGAAGAAGATTTGGAAAGTGATGATCATGCTTCTACAGATGATCACGTCTTCACCGTGCATGAAACAGTATGGACGTTGGACCCTTGAGTAATTGGTTCATTTCTAGCGTTTTAATCCTTTCATCCTTAATGACTGATTGTTTGCTATATCCCTGTCACAGCCACTTGATGCTCAAAGAGATCCTGAATCGCCTTGCCTTATCAATGCCTTTGAGCTTATAGGAATGTCGTCATGTCTGGATCTTTCTggattttttgagaaagaggTAACCTTTAATTCTAATTTGTACCGTATTATGCAAGGAACATTTCATAAAACATAGACTTATTTCTTCTTGAATTATTCTAGGATGTTTCCGAGAGGAAGATCAGATTCACATCCAGTCTCTCTCCAAAACAGTTGTTGGAGAGGATCGAGAATATGGTGACACAGATGGGATTTCATGTCCAGAAAAGACACGGAAGGGTTAGTATAATTGTTGGCGCATCAATCTGTATATGCATAGTCacacaagaaaaattaaatcttaaatAAAGTTCCATGTTATGTCTTTGTACATTACAGTTGAAAGTGATGCAAGAGCAGAAAGGCCACAAAAGTCCAACTAGTCTGTTGGTAGTCGCAGAGGTAAGCAATGTTCGCGGTATTTGACTCCCTTATTTTCCAtaacaagaaagaaaaacaaaagtaatttttcctatgCATCATTTTCAGGTCTTCGAGATTAGCCCATCCTTGTATGTTGTAGAATTACAAAAGTCTTCAGGGGATTCAACAGTATATAGACAGGTATAGCTCAACATCCTCGTCTACCTTGTTACAAGTTACAACCTACAACCCTTCCAAACATGTTAAACTAACTAAATCACTTTTATCCCACAGTTGTGTAATAGGTTATCGAATGATTTGGGAGTCCACCGAAGTGAAGAGCTCCTACCTACTGTTTGTTGTGATAGCTAGACCATTTGCAGCGGTGACTGGATACATTCTTTCGTTCTTTTTGTTCCATTTCTCCTGCTCTTGTTGAGTAGTAGGAGGAGTTGTGAGCAGTAAGCACACCCTTCAAGTTGGTTGGTTGATTCATCAGTTTCACGAGCAATAACGTGAGGTTTAAGTGTATAGTAAAGAACATGGCGGAATTCGCCTTATAAGTTGGTACATTCAAGTAAATCTGTATCTTGTAGTATCTATTATTTAGTCTCTAGGCAAATGTCTTCTTTGGAACATGGCTATAGCGGCCTTGTTGATAAGTAAATTCAGCAAAATTTGTATTCTGTAGTATCAATTATTTGGAGCTTGGTCTTTACAAGGACTTTGAAAGTCTCCAAGCAAAGATGtccttttttgaaaaaaagaaataatgcTTCATGCAGCTTTATGTAATTAAGAGAAAGTTACTTTGCACATGGCCTCTTCTTTTTTTGCAATTATTGTGTAAATGATTGTGCACATAATACAACAACATAGCAAGATTTGGGAAAGGTAGAATATACACAGTTTACGTCTTATCTTTGTAGGGGTAGAGAGACGGTATATAATacttgttttaaagaaaatgattgGGTTGCTTGGAATTGAAGCGTAATTGATATTGTATAGTGTCATTTTTATACAAAGAGGAATTAAAAGTGGCTACCTtactatatttaaaatttgatgcaTTTTTCATCTATAAATCTTACTTGTTGACAATATTATAATGTACAACCAAGACTGGGAGGATCATGTGCACCAATAATTTAGCAGAGAAAGTTGACAAATCCAACTTTATAACAATGTCTTTAAATACATTTTGCACAATCCATGAATTAGACTTTGTAGAATCATCACCAACTCTCCTTCATGTCTAGCAAGATTTGATTCTATGAACAATAATCAGTAACTAGCAATGATTGACTTCTTAACAGATTATATGAGAGAGTAAAGGTATAATATGCCCAAAGTGTAGTCATTAAAATGTCTGAAGTTTGGGCTTGTCAAGATTGTAActctaataataaaaaaatatctaaaaatggCCTTGATAGCTTAACCATTATAAGTCTGAAGTTTGGTCTTGTCAAGGTCATAACTTAAGTAACAAATgccttaaattaatttttggcAAGGTCTGTCAGACTTAAAGCAAAAATGTCTGAATTTTGGTTGTGAGAATGCCAAACATGAGGCACAAAATATCTTAAGTTTGCCAAACTTTATACATGAATTTTCGCAATTTTACTTATGTATATCTATAGCGATtccaaaagaaatatatttaaaaaaagaataattcatTCTCTGGATTTTAAAAGGCTTGAAaacttatatataaattttgtaagAGACGAATTGTCAAAGTTTGTATAATATTGTATAACAATGTAAATGTATTTATAAACACATTTTTTACGTAAGATTGATATGTTGTGTACCGtaaatgtataatattatatagcTTTCATATTTCATATTACAAAAACAGCTAATCAGTATaaactaataatataattacGTAAATATAATGTTTTGTATTGGATTGTAATAAGtcaataattaaatttgattcagatagaaatttcaaattcaattacttAAGGTAAATTGTTATGTTTTGTTGAGTTTGTCATTTTGTTTTAGCGTTGCTACTCCAAATCCAATTCTTTGTTCCATCTCTGGTGCCGACGAGCCATCTTTCTAGTAAGATTATCCTTTCTtttcgtctttttttttttctttctcatgtTGCGTAATAAAATCGCATATGTCGTTCGTGTGTTAAAGTTAAAGCATCTAAAACACCATCAATCTTATCCAGAAATTAAATTCATAGTAGCTTTTCACTGAATCAGTAGTTTATACCTAGAGTTTGGTGTTTAATTTAGTTATTGGAATagataatatattataacaGTAATAGAATATGGGAGATAGAAACGGGATAGCTCAATAAAATGGGTGACCTAAAgccaaaatttagaaaatagtaccatatttattcaaaaaaaattatatataaattctaaaaattgcaattaattataatttaataattatttttccttttaacattttttgtaatatttgatAAGacaagaataaatatatataaattattgtacaCGTTACATAAcaacacaaatatttaaatctctattattgattataatttaGAAAACCTTTTCAATAGAGCCCATTGTTAtataaactatcaaaattattctaaaaggtcttaaaaaataaaattaagacttCCCTTCATTGAATATGTCAATTagagtatcattttttttacttatataatattttgtaataattttaattacagAAACCAATATTATAATGATGGTTACTTTTAGAAGACATTCAAACTTAagacaatatttatttaaatttaattacttgATAATCTAATTGGTTTGAGCTTGAAATGTTAAACAAAACatcttaaaaaattgaagacaaTCTTACAAAGTCAATATTAAAACATGGTTGATCCAAATTGAAGTGAAATAGGCGAattaagaaatagaaaataactataaaattaattgtctactatttttaactataattacatcaataataaaatttcataaatacaGTGTTCGTTTgattgggaacaagttatcccaggattaaTAATCTTGAAATTAGTTATCTTGAGATAACgtatcccaccatgtatatgagataacttatcgTATCACTATAATATAAATGGTgtgataagttatcccaaacatgacaaccaaacaagaaatgactatttttttattccaaGACTATATGTTTTATTCCTCACACCAAACGAAACATTTGTCTTATATTAGATTGTCATCCATCTTACTAAAACATTTGTTACATATTACTATTTACTAGATCACCAGG
The DNA window shown above is from Solanum stenotomum isolate F172 chromosome 6, ASM1918654v1, whole genome shotgun sequence and carries:
- the LOC125866634 gene encoding CBL-interacting serine/threonine-protein kinase 1-like is translated as MVLVQQEDEIRVGGGKKGMRLGKYEVGKTLGEGNFGKVKYARHVETGQSFAIKILEKSRILDLRSTDQIKREIGTLKLLKHPNVVRLYEVLASKSKIYMVLEYVNGGELFDRIVSKGKLSEAQGRKLFQQLVDGVSYCHDKGVFHRDLKLENVLIDLRGNIKITDFGLSALPQHFRDDGLLHTTCGSPNYVAPEILSNRGYDGAASDTWSCGVILYVILTGYLPFDDRNLAVLYQKILKGEVHIPKWLSAGAKNLIKRILDPNPHTRITMAQIKEDAWFKQDYTPVNTDEEDLESDDHASTDDHVFTVHETPLDAQRDPESPCLINAFELIGMSSCLDLSGFFEKEDVSERKIRFTSSLSPKQLLERIENMVTQMGFHVQKRHGRLKVMQEQKGHKSPTSLLVVAEVFEISPSLYVVELQKSSGDSTVYRQLCNRLSNDLGVHRSEELLPTVCCDS